The Winogradskyella schleiferi genome has a window encoding:
- a CDS encoding DMT family transporter, whose protein sequence is MKNPNVKWIYLLILSVIWGSSFILIKKSLLGLTPYQLGALRTIITGILLLAFGFNKLKAIPKSKWKWLFISGLLGSFIPAFFFAIAETEIDSAVASILNSLVPLNTILLGFAIFRITSTKRQVIGVIIGFIGTAILILKGSELNPSQNYLYAGFVIASTFMYAANVNIIKRYLQDVKPLAIAAGNYVFIVVPALIVLLFSDFFTAETFNNPALPKALMYVSILAIFGTAIAKVIFFKLVQISTPVFASSVTYIMPIVALGWGILDDETFSFIQGFAALLVLVGVYLSHKRK, encoded by the coding sequence ATGAAAAACCCTAATGTTAAGTGGATTTATCTTTTAATTCTCTCCGTAATTTGGGGAAGTTCATTTATTTTAATCAAAAAATCCCTTTTAGGACTTACGCCTTATCAACTTGGTGCTTTAAGAACTATTATTACTGGGATTCTGCTTTTAGCTTTTGGCTTTAATAAACTTAAGGCCATTCCAAAATCAAAATGGAAATGGCTCTTCATTTCTGGGCTCTTAGGCTCTTTTATACCTGCTTTCTTTTTTGCCATTGCAGAAACTGAAATAGATAGTGCTGTGGCTTCTATATTGAATTCTTTAGTGCCACTCAATACCATTCTATTGGGTTTTGCCATTTTTAGAATTACCTCAACCAAGCGCCAAGTTATAGGTGTTATTATTGGGTTCATTGGTACCGCTATTTTAATCCTAAAAGGTTCTGAATTAAACCCAAGTCAAAATTATCTATATGCTGGATTCGTCATTGCTTCTACGTTTATGTATGCTGCTAATGTAAACATCATTAAGCGTTATTTACAAGATGTAAAACCATTAGCTATTGCAGCTGGTAATTATGTGTTTATTGTTGTTCCTGCTCTAATTGTGCTCTTGTTTAGTGATTTTTTTACGGCCGAAACATTTAACAATCCTGCTTTACCAAAAGCACTTATGTATGTGAGTATTCTAGCCATTTTTGGTACAGCTATAGCAAAAGTTATATTTTTTAAGTTGGTGCAAATTTCAACACCTGTTTTTGCCTCTTCAGTAACTTATATTATGCCTATTGTTGCACTAGGTTGGGGAATTTTAGATGACGAAACCTTTAGTTTTATTCAAGGTTTTGCAGCCTTATTAGTTTTGGTTGGTGTTTATTTATCCCATAAACGTAAATAA
- a CDS encoding cation transporter: MKTLKTLSIVAIMALAFTSCKNETTPEVKTVDVEVSKKDVAQTLDPNATYAKVEFGIDGMTCAMGCAKTIEKKMAKMEGVKSAKVDFDKRLAMVEYDEAKVTPKSLEEVVSNVADIYKVKDMHKVDDFGAEKKACKADCDKACCANKTEAEKKACKADCEKACCSKEEKTE, translated from the coding sequence ATGAAGACCTTAAAGACATTAAGTATTGTTGCAATTATGGCATTAGCTTTTACTTCTTGTAAAAATGAAACGACGCCAGAAGTTAAAACCGTAGATGTAGAAGTTTCTAAAAAAGATGTTGCTCAAACTTTAGACCCAAATGCCACCTACGCGAAAGTTGAATTTGGTATAGATGGAATGACTTGTGCCATGGGTTGTGCCAAAACGATCGAAAAGAAAATGGCTAAAATGGAAGGTGTAAAATCGGCAAAAGTTGATTTTGACAAACGTTTAGCAATGGTTGAATATGATGAAGCTAAAGTAACTCCTAAATCTTTAGAAGAGGTAGTAAGTAACGTTGCCGACATATATAAAGTGAAGGATATGCACAAGGTTGATGATTTCGGTGCTGAAAAGAAAGCCTGCAAAGCTGATTGCGATAAAGCATGTTGTGCAAACAAAACTGAAGCTGAAAAGAAAGCTTGTAAAGCCGATTGCGAGAAGGCATGTTGCAGTAAAGAGGAAAAAACAGAGTAA